Sequence from the Syntrophaceae bacterium genome:
ATGGAAGAAAGCGAACTTCTGAAGATAAGACGGGAAAAGGTGGCCGAGCTGGCCGCCCGCGGAATCGATCCGTACCCCAACGGGATCCGCGTCGGGGATACCGCCGCGTCTCTCGCCGAGCGATTCGGAGCCCTGGACAAGGATGCCTTCCAGGGAATCGAGGAAACCTTCAGCCTGGGCGGCCGGATCATGGCCATCCGGGACTTCGGCAAGGGGGCCTTTGTGTCCCTCCAGGACCGGACCGGCAGGATCCAGGGATTCATCCGCCGCGACGGCATCGGCCCCGAGGCCTTCGATCTCTTCAAATCGCTCGATGTCGGCGACATCGTTTTTCTGAACGGGAAGATCATGAAGAGCAGGACCGGCGAATTGACCCTTGAAGCAAGGGAGTTGCGCCTCCTCGCCAAGTCGGTGCGGCCCCTGCCGGAAAAGTGGCACGGCCTGACGGACGTCGAGACCCGTTACCGGCAGCGTCACCTGGACCTGATCGCCAACCCCTCATCACGGGAAGTCTTCCTCAAGCGGAGCAGGATCATCCGCCTGATCCGCCAGTTCATGGACGACCACGACTTCCTGGAGGTGGAAACACCCATGATGCAGCCCCGGGCGGGGGGAGCCGTCGCCCGTCCCTTCAAGACCTTCCATAACGCCCTGGGGATGGATCTATTTCTCCGCATCGCGCCGGAGCTTTATCTCAAGCGGCTGGTCACGGGAGGACTGGAGCGGGTCTACGAAATCAACCGGAACTTCCGCAACGAAGGCGTCTCCACCTTTCACAATCCCGAATTCACCATGATGGAGTTCTACCAGGCCTACGCCACCTTCGAAGACCTGATGGACTTTACGGAGAAATTGTTTGTTTTCATTGCGTTCGACCTTTCCGGGGGAACGCGCATCACCTATCAGGGAACGGAGGTCGACATGACGCCTCCCTGGCGCCGGGTACGCGTCCGGGACGCCGTCATGGAAAGCCTCGGCGTCGACCGGGAAACCCTGGAGGATGCATCCCGGTGCGCCGCCTTGGCCCGATCCCTCGGGATCGAGACAAAGGATGACGATCCTCCCGGCAAGATTCTCATGGCTCTCTTCGAGGAAAAGGTCGAAGCCAGCCTTGTCCAGCCGACCTTCGTGACCCATTACCCCGTGGAGGTTTCACCTCTTTCCCGTCGGAACAACAATGAGCCGTCGCTCGTGGACCGGTTCGAACTGTACATCTGCGGGAAGGAGATCGCCAACGCCTTCTCCGAGCTCAACGATCCCGCTGACCAGCGGGAACGGTTCCTCCAGCAGCTTCGGGAACGGGAGGCGGGCGACGAGGAGGCCCACGAGATGGACGAAGACTACATCCGGGTCCTGGAATACGGCATGCCCCCGACGGCGGGGGAGGGAATCGGCATCGACCGGCTTGTCATGCTCTTCACAGACTCGGCCTCCATCCGGGACGTGATCCTGTACCCCCAGATGCGCCAGAAAGACGCCTGATCCGTCGGGCCCCTTCTCTCCGGACTATCCATCATGTCTTATGAATCGTATATCAGCCTCCGGTATTTAAGGGCCAAACGCAAGCAGGTCTTCGTCTCGGTCATCACGATGATTTCCATTACCGGGATCTTCCTGGGGGTGGCGGCCCTCATCGTGGTCCTGGCGGTCATGAACGGCTTCGAGTCGGATCTGCGCAACAAGATCCTGGGCATCAATTCCCACGCAGTCATCATGCAGTACACGGGACCGATGCGAAACTACAGGACCGTCCAGGAAGCCGTCAATTCCACCCCCGGCGTGGTGGCTTCGACGCCTTTCATTTATAGCCAGGCCATGCTGAAGAACGGCGATGGCATCAGCGGCGTGGTTCTCCGGGGGCTCTCCCCGGAAGACGCCTTCCGCGTCATCAGCCTCGGGAAGATGAAAGAGGGAAGCATCGAGGGGCTCCTTCCGGACCGCCGGAACGCCGCAGCGATTCCGAAGGACCGGGCGGACCTGCCGGGGATCCTCGTCGGCAAGGAACTGGCCAAGCACCTGGGGCTTTATCTGTACGAGACCGTGAGCGTCATCTCCCCCATGGGCACATCGACCCCGATGGGCATGGTCCCAAGAATGAAACGGTTCCTCGTGGTGGGCATTTTCGAATCCGGCTTTTACGAATATGACTCCACGCTGGCCTATCTTTCCCTTCGGGACTGCCAGACCTTCCTGGGAATGGACGACCGCGTCACAGGTATCGAGATCAAGGTGAATGATCTCTACAGGGCTGCGGAAATAGCCAAGAATATTGAGAAAAAACTCGGGTTCCCCTACTGGGCCCGCAACTGGATGGAAATGAACAAGAACCTCTTCGCAGCGCTCAGGCTGGAGAAAAAAGTAATGTTCATCATCCTGAGCCTGATCGTCCTCGTGGCGACCTTCAACATCATCACGACGCTCATCATGGTCGTCATGGAAAAAAACAAGGATATCGCCATTCTGAAATCGATGGGAGCAACTTCCCGGAGCATCATGAAAATCTTTATCCTCCAGGGGGTGACCATCGGCTTCATCGGTACGATCCTGGGATGCGCCGGCGGACTTCTTCTGGCCTGGAACATCGAACCCGTTTCCTCCTTTATCGAGCGCTTTTTCGGGTTCAAGATCCTGCCCGGCGACGTCTATTATCTCAGCGAGCTTCCGTCCCGGGTGAACTATACGGACGTGGGCATCATCGTAATCGGGACCCTGCTGATTTCGTTCCTGTCCACGCTCTATCCCTCATGGCGGGCATCCCGCCTGGATCCGGCGGAGGCCCTCCGTTACGACTGAAGCGGCCAGGAATCCGGCACATCGTCCGGACGTCTTCCCAACAATTGAGAACAGCCGACAATCTCCATGATTGAAGTACGAAACCTGGAAAAGACGTTTATCAAGAACGGGCAGCGGATCGAGGTCCTGAAGAAAATGGACCTGGTCATCCCCACCGGGGAGTCGATGGCCATCCTGGGCGTCTCCGGGGCGGGGAAAAGCACGCTGATGCATATCCTGGGGACGCTCGATCACCCGACTACGGGCAAGGTCCTGTTCGACGGGGCGGACGTCTTCTCGTGGAACGAAAACGCACTGGCATCCTTCCGCAACCGGAAGATCGGCTTCGTGTTCCAGTTCCACAACCTGCTGCCGGAATTCACGAGCCTCGAAAACACGATGATGCCGGCCCTCATCTCCGGTCTCTCCCAACGGGAGGCCAGGAAGCGGGCCGAATCAATCTTGATGGATATAGGACTTGGTGATAGGATGACCCACAAGCCGGGAGAGCTTTCGGGCGGCGAGCAGCAGCGTGTGGCCGTGGCCCGAGCGGTCATCATGGAACCGGAGGTCATCCTGGCCGACGAACCCACCGGAAACCTCGACACGGAAACGGGACGGAAGGTCGAGGACCTGCTGATGAACCTGAATCGTCAAAGAAACATAACCATGGTCGTGGTGACCCATAACCGGTCCCTGGCGAAACGGATGTCCCGAAGCGTTGGCCTGAAGGACGGAAAGGTGCTCCAGCATGACGAAAACGCGATCTGACGTTGTCCGAGGCCTTCTCGGATTATTTATCGCACTCTTCCTCATCACCAACCCGCACCCCATTTCCGCGCAGGAACCCAAAAAAATCGCACTGCTTCCCTTCGAGGTCTTCAGCGGAACACAGCGGGACCTCCTCCAGGAATCCATCTTCAGCGCCCTGTATGCCGAGCTGGCCAAGACCAAAGGGATCATGCCGGTGGACCGGGAAATGATTCTCAAACAGGTGGCCGGCAGGCCGCTGAACGAGGAAAGGGCCCTAGCGGTCGGGAAAGAGACGGGCGCCCTGTACTCCATCATCGGCAGCGTGTCCGAGTTCGGAGAGCTCATCAGCGTTGATGCGAAAATCATCGATATTCAGCAGGGAAAGGTGCTGCCGGGGGTCTTCGCCCAGGGAAGGGGACTGGAGGGCATTCCGGCAATGGTTTCCCGCCTCAAGGGAGATCTCCTGCTCCGGATCGGAGAGGTTCAGCGGATTGCCCGTGTGGACTTCAAAGGTAACCAGAAAATCGAGAACAGCGCCATCGTCCAGGTTATCAAAAGCGCCCGGGGCAATGTCTACTCCGAGCTCGACCTGTCCGGCGACATCAAGGCCATCTACAAGATGGGATATTTTGATGACGTGAAGGCCGACACGTCCACAACCCCGGAGGGGGTGGCCATCACGTTCATCCTGGTGGAAAAGGCCCTCATCTCGCAGATCCAGTTCACCGGGAACAAAGCCATCGACAAGGATGAGCTTCTGTCGAACATGAGCGTAAAAACGCGGCAGGTCCTCAATCCCGAAAAGCTGGCGGCCGATATCACCAAGCTCAAGAACCTTTACGAAGGCAAGGGGTACTACAACGCCGAGATCACATATAAAGTGGAAAAAGCGGGAGAGAAGGACACCCGCATCGTGGTGGACATCCAGGAGAACAAGAAGATCTATGTGGAGAGGATTTCCTTCGAAGGAAACCGGACCTTCACGGCAAAAGAGCTCAGGAAGCAGATGAAGACGACGGAATGGGACTTCCTTCACGTCTTCACCGATTCGGGTCTTCTCAAGAAAGACGAACTGCGGCAGGACGTCGCCAGGCTCAGCGCCTATTACCTGAACAACGGGTTCATCCAGGCCCAGGTGGCGGATCCGGTTATCACCCACGATGCCAAAGGCATCTACATCAAGATCCCCATCAACGAGGGAAAGCGATTTCGGGTGGGAACCGTGTCGATCACCGGCGACACGCTGGAAGTCTCCAGGAAGCAGCTGATGGACAGGCTGGAGATCAAAAAGAAGGAGTTCTACGACCGCTCGGCCATCATCAAGGACATCGAGGCCCTGACCAAGGCCGCCAACGACGAGGGATTCGCCTATGCGGACGTCCATCCCCAGACCGATATCCGGGAGAAGGACCTGTCGGTGGATGTAACCTACAAGATCTACAAGGGAATCCTGGTTTACTTCAACCGCATCACCTTCACGGGAAACACGAAAACCCGGGACAAGGTCATGCGACGGCTTCTGTCCATCGTCGAGGGAGATCTCTATAACAGCACAAACCTGAAGAACAGCTATACGGCCCTGGAACGGACCCGGTACTTTGAAGAGATCAACTTCCAGACGGAAAAAGGCCCTGCGGAAAACCTGACGGACGTCCGGATCCACATCAAGGAGAAAGCCACGGGGATGTTCAGCATCGGCGCCGGTTACAGCGGCCAGGACAACCTGGCCTTCATGGCGGAGATTTCACAGCAGAACTTCCTGGGCCGGGGACAGACTCTGAAGGTGAAGACCAGCCTATCCAGCACCAGAACCTGGTTCGAGGTGCAGTTCATCGAGCCGTGGCTGTTCGACCTGCCGCTTTACAGCAACTGGAACGCCTGGCATTCGGAGAAGGAATGGGATTATTACAACGTCAATTCAACGGGCGGGGGCTTCAACCTGGGATACCCCCTGTGGGAATTCTTCAGCGGCAATATCGGCTACACGTATACGATCGACGAAGTGAAAGACATTAACGTGTACGCACCCCAGTATATCCAGGATTACGCAGGCACATACCGGACGGGAATCATCACCGTCGGCATCAACCGGGACACGACGGATGACAACTTCTTCCCCACCCGGGGATCCCGGAACGGCGTTTCCGTAGGCTACGCCAGCAAGCTCCTGGGAGGAACAACGAGTTACGTCAAGACCACGCTGTTGTCGCAATGGTTTTTCGGTCTCCCCCTGGATACGGTCTTCAGCGTGCGGGGGCGGGCCGGATACCTGGCCCCGAGCGAAGGAGAGAGCATCCCTCTCTTCGAGCGATTCACACTGGGAGGGATGAACTCCCTGAGGGGACTCAAGGACATAGGACCTACCGACTCGACGGGGTTATACGTCATCGGAGGGACGACGTTCCTGTGTTTTAACTTCGAGTATCTTTTCCCCCTCATCAAGGAAGCCGGCATCAAGGGGGTCGTCTTCTATGACACCGGCAATGCATGGGACACGTATTCCTTCGGCTCCGATTTCCGTCATACCACGGGAGCGGGAATCCGCTGGTACTCGCCGCTCGGTCCCCTGCGTCTCGAATGGGGTTACGTACTTGACCCAAAGGATGGTGAGTCCAAATCGCGATGGGAGTTCGCCATCGGCATGTTCATGTAGGAAAATCAACAAAGTGAAAGAGAGGAATCACGGATGAAGAAAGCGGTGGTTGGCGCGATTGCGGGAGTGCTTCTGCTGGCTCTGTCGGCCGGAGCGGCCTGGTCTGTGGAGAAGATCGGTTTTATCAACGTCCAGGAGGCCATGCTGACCTCCAACGCAGGCAAACAGATGGGCGAGGAGATGCGCAAGCTCATTGCCAAAGATAGAGCCGTCATCGAAGAAAAAGAAAAAGAACTCCGGAAGCTAAGAGAGGAGCTTGATAAACAGCGGACAGTCCTGACGGAATCGGCCTTGCGGGAGAAGGAAACCACCCTGCAGAAGAAATACCGGGATTATCAGGTCGCGGCAAAGGACTTCGAGGACGAACTGCGGGCCAAAGAGCAGGAGATCTTCAAAAAGCTGTTCCCGGAAGTCCTCAAGATCGTCCGTTCCATCGCCGACAAGGAGAAATTCACGCTGATCCTGGATCCTTATGTTCTCCAGATCCCTTACTTCAGCGCGAAAGAAGACATCACCAAGCGCGTCGTGGACGAGTTCAACCGGACTTACAAGGAAAAGAAGTAGAGAACCGGTGCCCGTACCGGGTTGGATCGTAAATTGAAACGGACCGTTCACGAGATTGCCGCCCATGTGGGCGGTGTCGTTCACGGGGATGCGAACGCCCTGATCGAACGCGTGCGGGGAATCGACGAGGCCGGGGAAGGAGACCTGACCTTCGTTGCCAACCGCAAGTACCGATCCCGGCTCAAGACCACCGGGGCGACGGCGGTTCTCATTGCACCCGGGACCGAGGAGCCCGGCCGGACCCTGATCGTTGTCGCGGACCCTTATGTCGCTTTCGGCGAGGCACTGGCTCTTTTCCATCCCCGGGAACCGGAGCGGCCGGGCATTCACGAGCGGGCATTCGTCGATGGGAACGCCCGGGTTTCTCCCGAGGCCTCCATCCATCCCGGAGCGGCCGTCAGCCGGGGAGCCGAAATTGGGGGCGGGGCCGTCCTGTACCCGGGTGTTTATGTTGGTCCCGAGGCGGTCATCGGCGAGGGATCGGTACTGTACCCCAATGTGACCGTCTATGACCGTTGTCTCATCGGAAGGCGGGTCATCCTGCACGCGGGTGTCGTCGTGGGGAGCGACGGTTTCGGATTCGCCCGGCCTGGCTGGGAGAATATAAAAATCCCCCAGGTCGGAATCGTCCAGATCGATGACGACGTCGAGATCGGCGCCAATACGACCATCGATCGGGGAACCCTGGGGCGAACCTGGATCCAAAAAGGCGCCAAGATCGACAACCTGGTTCAGATCGCTCACAATGTGGTCATCGGAGAAAATGCCATTGTCGTATCCCAGGCGGGCATTTCCGGCAGTACGACCGTGGGCAGGGGGGTCATGATCGGGGGGCAGGCCGGCCTGGTGGGCCATATCCGGGTGGGAGACCATGCCATGGTGGCGGCCCGCGCCGGGATTCACAAGGACGTCCCAGCAGCAACCATCGTGGCCGGGGCTCCCCATATGCCTCACCGCGAATGGCTGCGGCTGGAGGCCACCATCCCGAAACTTCCGGCCATGAGGAAGCAGCTCATCGAACTGGCCAGAAAGCTGGAAGTGCTGGAAAAGAAACTGGAAGGACGGAATTCATGAACATCCACCCCACCGCCGTGATCGCCCCTGATGCGCAAATCGCCGAGGGCGTCGAGATCGGTCCCTACAGCATCATCGGCCCCAGCGTCACCATCGGCCGGAACACGGTTATCGGGCCCCATGTCGTCATCGAGAGCCATACGGACATCGGAGAAGGCAACCGGATCTTCCAGTTCGCTTCCATCGGCGGCCTGCCCCAGGACCTGAAATACAGGGGGGAAGAAACCCGGGTTGTTATCGGAAATCAAAACGTTATCAAGGAGTTCGTCACGATCAACCGCTCCACTGTTTCCGATATCGGCGTCACCATCATGGGGGATCGCAACCTGATCATGGCGTACTGCCACATCGCCCACAACTGCAAGTTGGGCAATCACGTCATCATGGCCAACGCGGCAAACCTGGCGGGACACATCCATGTGGAGGACTGGGCCATCATCGGCGGACTGACGGGAGTGCATCAGTTCATCCGCATTGGCGCCCACGCCTTTGTCGGGGGGGCATCCGCCGTGGCCCAAGATGTGCCGCCGTTCATCACCGTCTCGGGCAACCGGGCACGACCCTACGGGCTGAACCTGATCGGCCTCAAGCGACGAGGCTTCTCCGAACCGGCTCTAAGGGCCCTCCGGGCATCCTACCAACTGGTTTTCCGATCCTCTCTCCGGCTCGTCGAGGCCATCGCACGGATCCGGACGGAGGTCGAGGACCTCCCGGAGGTGCGTCAGTTTGTCTCCTTCCTGGAAAACTCCCAGCGGGGAATCTGCAGGTAAACGGCCGGAGCGGCCGATTCTTCCGCGCCGACAGGGCGGACCTTCGATGGAATCGAAGAAACACGGATTCCCGGACCGCTTCCTCCCGGAGAAGCGTCCTATCCAGCCTGTTCGCCTGCGGCATCTGATATCAACAGGACGACAGCCCCGATGGCTAACACTCCGAACATCCTGATCCTGACCGGCGAGGCGTCAGGCGATCTCTACGGAGCCCGGGTCGTGGAGGCCATGAAAGAGATCGCCCCGGATCTTTCCTTCTCCGGGGTCGGAGGGATGCACATGCGGGCTGCTTCGGTGAATCTGCTGGCCGACGTTTCCGACCTCGGGGTGGTCGGCCTCACGGAAGTCCTGGGAAAACTGGGCCGGATCAGGGCGCTTTTCACTGGCCTTCGCCGTTTTCTGG
This genomic interval carries:
- a CDS encoding OmpH family outer membrane protein — protein: MKKAVVGAIAGVLLLALSAGAAWSVEKIGFINVQEAMLTSNAGKQMGEEMRKLIAKDRAVIEEKEKELRKLREELDKQRTVLTESALREKETTLQKKYRDYQVAAKDFEDELRAKEQEIFKKLFPEVLKIVRSIADKEKFTLILDPYVLQIPYFSAKEDITKRVVDEFNRTYKEKK
- the lysS gene encoding lysine--tRNA ligase, with protein sequence MEESELLKIRREKVAELAARGIDPYPNGIRVGDTAASLAERFGALDKDAFQGIEETFSLGGRIMAIRDFGKGAFVSLQDRTGRIQGFIRRDGIGPEAFDLFKSLDVGDIVFLNGKIMKSRTGELTLEARELRLLAKSVRPLPEKWHGLTDVETRYRQRHLDLIANPSSREVFLKRSRIIRLIRQFMDDHDFLEVETPMMQPRAGGAVARPFKTFHNALGMDLFLRIAPELYLKRLVTGGLERVYEINRNFRNEGVSTFHNPEFTMMEFYQAYATFEDLMDFTEKLFVFIAFDLSGGTRITYQGTEVDMTPPWRRVRVRDAVMESLGVDRETLEDASRCAALARSLGIETKDDDPPGKILMALFEEKVEASLVQPTFVTHYPVEVSPLSRRNNNEPSLVDRFELYICGKEIANAFSELNDPADQRERFLQQLREREAGDEEAHEMDEDYIRVLEYGMPPTAGEGIGIDRLVMLFTDSASIRDVILYPQMRQKDA
- the bamA gene encoding outer membrane protein assembly factor BamA, translated to MTKTRSDVVRGLLGLFIALFLITNPHPISAQEPKKIALLPFEVFSGTQRDLLQESIFSALYAELAKTKGIMPVDREMILKQVAGRPLNEERALAVGKETGALYSIIGSVSEFGELISVDAKIIDIQQGKVLPGVFAQGRGLEGIPAMVSRLKGDLLLRIGEVQRIARVDFKGNQKIENSAIVQVIKSARGNVYSELDLSGDIKAIYKMGYFDDVKADTSTTPEGVAITFILVEKALISQIQFTGNKAIDKDELLSNMSVKTRQVLNPEKLAADITKLKNLYEGKGYYNAEITYKVEKAGEKDTRIVVDIQENKKIYVERISFEGNRTFTAKELRKQMKTTEWDFLHVFTDSGLLKKDELRQDVARLSAYYLNNGFIQAQVADPVITHDAKGIYIKIPINEGKRFRVGTVSITGDTLEVSRKQLMDRLEIKKKEFYDRSAIIKDIEALTKAANDEGFAYADVHPQTDIREKDLSVDVTYKIYKGILVYFNRITFTGNTKTRDKVMRRLLSIVEGDLYNSTNLKNSYTALERTRYFEEINFQTEKGPAENLTDVRIHIKEKATGMFSIGAGYSGQDNLAFMAEISQQNFLGRGQTLKVKTSLSSTRTWFEVQFIEPWLFDLPLYSNWNAWHSEKEWDYYNVNSTGGGFNLGYPLWEFFSGNIGYTYTIDEVKDINVYAPQYIQDYAGTYRTGIITVGINRDTTDDNFFPTRGSRNGVSVGYASKLLGGTTSYVKTTLLSQWFFGLPLDTVFSVRGRAGYLAPSEGESIPLFERFTLGGMNSLRGLKDIGPTDSTGLYVIGGTTFLCFNFEYLFPLIKEAGIKGVVFYDTGNAWDTYSFGSDFRHTTGAGIRWYSPLGPLRLEWGYVLDPKDGESKSRWEFAIGMFM
- the lpxA gene encoding acyl-ACP--UDP-N-acetylglucosamine O-acyltransferase, which encodes MNIHPTAVIAPDAQIAEGVEIGPYSIIGPSVTIGRNTVIGPHVVIESHTDIGEGNRIFQFASIGGLPQDLKYRGEETRVVIGNQNVIKEFVTINRSTVSDIGVTIMGDRNLIMAYCHIAHNCKLGNHVIMANAANLAGHIHVEDWAIIGGLTGVHQFIRIGAHAFVGGASAVAQDVPPFITVSGNRARPYGLNLIGLKRRGFSEPALRALRASYQLVFRSSLRLVEAIARIRTEVEDLPEVRQFVSFLENSQRGICR
- the lpxD gene encoding UDP-3-O-(3-hydroxymyristoyl)glucosamine N-acyltransferase, giving the protein MKRTVHEIAAHVGGVVHGDANALIERVRGIDEAGEGDLTFVANRKYRSRLKTTGATAVLIAPGTEEPGRTLIVVADPYVAFGEALALFHPREPERPGIHERAFVDGNARVSPEASIHPGAAVSRGAEIGGGAVLYPGVYVGPEAVIGEGSVLYPNVTVYDRCLIGRRVILHAGVVVGSDGFGFARPGWENIKIPQVGIVQIDDDVEIGANTTIDRGTLGRTWIQKGAKIDNLVQIAHNVVIGENAIVVSQAGISGSTTVGRGVMIGGQAGLVGHIRVGDHAMVAARAGIHKDVPAATIVAGAPHMPHREWLRLEATIPKLPAMRKQLIELARKLEVLEKKLEGRNS
- a CDS encoding lipoprotein-releasing ABC transporter permease subunit; its protein translation is MSYESYISLRYLRAKRKQVFVSVITMISITGIFLGVAALIVVLAVMNGFESDLRNKILGINSHAVIMQYTGPMRNYRTVQEAVNSTPGVVASTPFIYSQAMLKNGDGISGVVLRGLSPEDAFRVISLGKMKEGSIEGLLPDRRNAAAIPKDRADLPGILVGKELAKHLGLYLYETVSVISPMGTSTPMGMVPRMKRFLVVGIFESGFYEYDSTLAYLSLRDCQTFLGMDDRVTGIEIKVNDLYRAAEIAKNIEKKLGFPYWARNWMEMNKNLFAALRLEKKVMFIILSLIVLVATFNIITTLIMVVMEKNKDIAILKSMGATSRSIMKIFILQGVTIGFIGTILGCAGGLLLAWNIEPVSSFIERFFGFKILPGDVYYLSELPSRVNYTDVGIIVIGTLLISFLSTLYPSWRASRLDPAEALRYD
- a CDS encoding ABC transporter ATP-binding protein codes for the protein MIEVRNLEKTFIKNGQRIEVLKKMDLVIPTGESMAILGVSGAGKSTLMHILGTLDHPTTGKVLFDGADVFSWNENALASFRNRKIGFVFQFHNLLPEFTSLENTMMPALISGLSQREARKRAESILMDIGLGDRMTHKPGELSGGEQQRVAVARAVIMEPEVILADEPTGNLDTETGRKVEDLLMNLNRQRNITMVVVTHNRSLAKRMSRSVGLKDGKVLQHDENAI